The Acinetobacter pittii genome contains a region encoding:
- a CDS encoding M61 family metallopeptidase codes for MLHYQIEFDDYKQHLVHVTIRFLANPNQELWLPTWIPGSYLIREFSKHIESVKAYDEAGRLLDIKKTSKNRWRLFNTDHELMTIEYDVYAYDLSVRGAYVDQTRLYINPACVCLALEGQEQSACEVEVFLPDELKHFQLATGLASKSLVKGRFTLKADHYDQLIDSPFELADQTRFSFETNGIEHEFVISGSHNTNIDRLKADIEKICAAEINMFGSAPFKYYTFMTMATGNSYGGLEHCNSTSLITPRDDLPKLNEPTEPSKDYQRFLGLCSHEYFHSWLVKFIRPENFANYNLHQEGYTSLLWIFEGFTSYYDDLILLRSGVISQKSYLDLLKAQIDRYLQNPGRFVQTVAESSFDAWIKFYRQDENSNNAGTSYYNKGSLVALCLDLGLRLRGSSLDALMRQLYENTQNGIQVNERTIFDLCKELTGDNWIEQINHLINTTDELPLDQLFPEFGLSYRVKTDKSLPLGLKLVDKPEGILVQSARRDSAAAKAGISANDVIIAIDGLKATTKLVEKYAKQGGTYTVFAFRRDELLSFEVECSTSDLTEVELVIEDQAKTEKWLKA; via the coding sequence ATGTTGCATTATCAAATTGAGTTCGATGATTACAAACAACACCTTGTTCACGTGACAATTCGTTTTTTAGCCAACCCGAATCAGGAACTTTGGTTACCAACGTGGATTCCGGGTAGTTATCTAATTCGAGAGTTCTCAAAACATATTGAATCCGTTAAAGCTTATGATGAAGCTGGACGTCTGCTGGACATTAAAAAAACGAGCAAGAATCGCTGGCGTTTATTTAATACAGACCACGAATTAATGACGATTGAATATGATGTATATGCATATGATTTGTCGGTACGTGGTGCGTATGTCGACCAGACTCGTCTATATATTAATCCAGCATGTGTATGTTTGGCTTTAGAAGGGCAAGAGCAATCTGCATGTGAAGTTGAAGTTTTCTTGCCGGATGAATTAAAGCATTTTCAGTTAGCAACAGGCTTAGCTTCAAAAAGTTTAGTTAAAGGTCGATTTACTTTAAAAGCAGATCATTATGATCAACTGATTGATAGCCCATTTGAATTAGCTGACCAAACACGCTTTAGCTTTGAAACCAATGGCATTGAACATGAGTTCGTAATTTCTGGTTCGCACAATACCAATATTGATCGCCTAAAAGCCGATATTGAAAAGATTTGTGCAGCTGAAATAAATATGTTTGGTTCAGCACCATTTAAATACTATACCTTTATGACCATGGCAACAGGTAATAGTTATGGTGGATTAGAGCATTGTAATAGCACAAGCTTGATTACACCGCGTGATGATTTGCCAAAGTTGAATGAACCAACTGAACCTTCTAAAGACTATCAACGTTTTTTAGGCTTATGTAGTCATGAATATTTTCATTCATGGTTAGTCAAGTTTATCCGTCCAGAAAACTTTGCAAACTATAATTTGCATCAAGAAGGCTACACGTCTTTATTGTGGATATTTGAGGGTTTTACTTCATATTACGATGACTTGATTTTATTACGTAGCGGTGTAATTTCTCAGAAATCTTATTTGGATCTACTTAAAGCACAAATTGACCGTTACTTGCAAAACCCAGGTCGCTTTGTTCAAACAGTTGCAGAGTCAAGTTTTGACGCGTGGATTAAATTTTATCGTCAAGATGAAAACTCAAATAATGCGGGCACCAGTTACTACAATAAAGGTTCGTTAGTTGCGTTATGTCTGGATTTAGGTTTACGTCTACGTGGTTCTAGTCTTGATGCTTTAATGCGTCAGTTATATGAAAATACTCAAAATGGTATTCAAGTAAATGAAAGAACCATTTTTGATTTATGTAAGGAACTGACGGGTGATAACTGGATTGAACAAATTAATCATTTGATTAATACCACTGATGAGTTACCACTTGATCAATTGTTCCCTGAGTTTGGTTTAAGTTATAGAGTTAAAACTGACAAATCTTTGCCACTGGGTTTGAAACTTGTTGATAAGCCAGAAGGCATACTCGTGCAAAGTGCTCGCCGTGATAGCGCAGCAGCTAAAGCGGGTATTTCTGCCAATGATGTAATTATTGCAATTGATGGTTTAAAAGCGACCACTAAACTTGTTGAGAAGTATGCAAAGCAGGGTGGTACTTATACTGTCTTTGCTTTCCGCCGTGATGAGTTACTATCTTTTGAAGTTGAATGTTCTACATCTGATTTAACTGAAG
- the ndh gene encoding NAD(P)/FAD-dependent oxidoreductase → MTQNLHHIVIVGGGAGGLELATQLGETFGKNRKAKITLVDQNLTHIWKPLLHEIAAGSLNPHEEQTNYFAHSEKHHYEFVLGTLVGVNKDKKLIELMPPQVSKDQQNHPQELSYDTLILALGSVSNDFNTTGVRENCHFLDSRKQADIFQQDLLHLYIEAQNQPNQRTLNIGIVGAGATGVELAAELIETTKNFYKYGLKKIHPNQVKITLIEASERILPALSDKTAEHSAGQLKKMGVEILTQHRVEKIDKHCIYFSNGNQLKSDITVWAAGVKAPKVLESFTDFKRDNINRLMVYATLQTYSDPNVFAFGDCAHCQLDARHPPLGPRAQVASQQASFLVDAMAARLNGRSQPMFTFNDKGSLVSLSRHKAVGELLGDVSVQGYIAKTMYVSLYRLHQATIHGYTQTGLLTMKDLLTRRVRPKIKLY, encoded by the coding sequence ATGACCCAAAATTTACATCATATTGTAATTGTTGGTGGTGGTGCTGGCGGCTTAGAACTGGCAACACAACTCGGTGAAACTTTTGGGAAAAACCGTAAAGCAAAGATTACATTGGTTGACCAAAACCTTACCCATATTTGGAAACCATTGCTTCACGAAATTGCTGCTGGCTCTTTAAATCCCCACGAAGAACAAACCAACTATTTTGCTCACTCAGAAAAACATCATTACGAGTTTGTGCTCGGAACATTAGTTGGTGTAAACAAAGACAAAAAATTAATTGAACTAATGCCCCCTCAGGTGTCTAAAGACCAACAAAATCATCCGCAAGAGCTAAGTTATGACACACTTATTTTAGCGCTTGGCTCAGTATCAAATGACTTTAATACAACCGGTGTGCGTGAAAATTGCCATTTCCTTGATAGTAGAAAACAAGCCGATATTTTTCAGCAAGATTTATTACATCTTTATATTGAAGCTCAAAATCAACCCAATCAACGAACTCTAAATATTGGAATTGTTGGTGCGGGAGCAACAGGTGTGGAGCTGGCAGCTGAATTAATTGAAACAACTAAAAATTTTTATAAATATGGTCTAAAGAAAATTCATCCCAACCAAGTCAAAATCACACTGATTGAAGCTTCTGAACGTATTTTACCTGCTCTAAGTGATAAAACTGCTGAACACAGTGCTGGGCAACTCAAAAAAATGGGGGTTGAAATTTTAACTCAACACCGCGTTGAAAAAATTGATAAGCATTGTATCTACTTTAGCAATGGCAACCAACTCAAAAGTGATATTACCGTTTGGGCCGCTGGCGTAAAAGCACCAAAGGTATTAGAAAGTTTTACCGATTTTAAACGCGATAACATTAACCGCCTCATGGTCTATGCAACATTGCAAACCTATTCTGATCCAAATGTATTTGCGTTTGGTGACTGTGCTCATTGCCAACTTGATGCAAGACACCCTCCACTTGGCCCACGTGCTCAAGTTGCAAGCCAACAGGCCAGCTTCTTAGTCGACGCTATGGCTGCTCGACTAAATGGCCGATCACAGCCAATGTTTACATTTAACGACAAAGGTTCTCTCGTGTCTTTAAGTCGTCATAAAGCCGTTGGAGAATTACTTGGTGATGTCAGTGTGCAAGGCTATATTGCAAAAACAATGTATGTCTCTTTATATCGTTTACATCAAGCAACGATTCACGGATATACTCAGACTGGACTACTCACAATGAAAGATTTACTTACAAGACGTGTACGTCCAAAAATTAAGCTGTATTAA
- the slyD gene encoding FKBP-type peptidyl-prolyl cis-trans isomerase codes for MTAIANNHVVSFHYKLTNAEGETLDQSQGEPLAYLHGAGNIIPGLENALTGKTVGEKFTVNVPAAEGYGEYNPDLVQEVPAQMFQGVENIQPGMQFQAQTDDGVQIVTVKAVEGDNVVVDANFPLAGQDLTFEVEIVEIRDASQEELDHGHVHGAGGHHH; via the coding sequence ATGACTGCTATTGCAAATAACCACGTGGTTTCATTCCACTACAAATTAACAAACGCTGAGGGTGAAACACTTGATCAATCTCAAGGTGAACCACTTGCCTATTTGCACGGTGCAGGCAATATCATTCCTGGTTTAGAAAATGCATTAACAGGTAAAACTGTTGGTGAAAAATTCACTGTTAACGTTCCAGCTGCTGAAGGTTATGGCGAATACAACCCAGACCTAGTACAAGAAGTTCCAGCTCAAATGTTCCAAGGTGTTGAGAACATTCAACCTGGTATGCAATTCCAAGCTCAAACAGATGACGGCGTACAGATCGTTACTGTTAAAGCTGTTGAAGGCGACAACGTTGTTGTTGATGCTAACTTCCCACTTGCTGGTCAAGATTTAACTTTTGAAGTTGAAATCGTAGAAATCCGTGATGCTTCTCAAGAAGAATTAGATCACGGTCACGTACACGGTGCTGGTGGTCATCACCACTAA
- the phrB gene encoding cryptochrome/photolyase family protein has protein sequence MSNVNQLIWFRQDLRVRDHAALWHASQQGPCIGLIILSPEQWQTHHDAPIKINFYLRQLQQLKKELEQLNIPLIIQVIPYWKDIADLMSKLTNQLNIENVYSNIEIGVNELKRDKTVQEVLNQQGKELFLFHDRTIFPLRSIRNQSQQPYQVFGAFKKACYSKLDISGLPQCYPIPEKQSSYPASFSKINSLTLEDIEAFFDPSISKDQEDLWPAGENFALEQLDIFIKDHLSDYKLERDFPNVRGTSQLSPYLNIGILSIRQCLQALFRAEHGNFHLTNEGQQTWLDELIWREFYQHILFDFPHVSKHIPFKKDTQKIKWNHNPEHLTAWQTGQTGIPIIDAGMRQLLKTGWMHNRVRMITAMFLCKNLLIDWRVGEQWFMEHLIDGDLAANNGGWQWCASTGTDAVPYFRIFNPIAQSKKFDPNGDYIRQWVEELAHLDNKAIHEPYSTKMNTQLNYPKPIVDLKETRLKAIETFKSI, from the coding sequence ATGTCAAACGTAAATCAGCTGATTTGGTTTCGTCAGGATTTAAGAGTTCGAGACCATGCTGCTTTATGGCATGCCTCTCAACAAGGACCTTGTATTGGATTAATTATTTTATCGCCTGAACAATGGCAAACACACCACGACGCACCTATAAAAATTAATTTCTATTTACGTCAGCTTCAACAGCTCAAAAAAGAATTAGAACAGCTTAACATTCCACTTATTATTCAAGTCATTCCTTATTGGAAAGATATTGCTGACTTAATGAGTAAACTGACAAATCAGCTCAATATTGAAAATGTCTATTCAAATATAGAGATCGGCGTTAATGAATTAAAAAGAGATAAAACAGTACAGGAAGTTTTAAATCAGCAAGGTAAAGAACTCTTTTTATTCCATGACCGTACAATTTTTCCTTTACGTTCTATTCGCAATCAGTCACAACAACCCTATCAGGTTTTCGGTGCATTCAAAAAAGCCTGTTATTCAAAATTGGATATCAGCGGTTTACCTCAATGCTATCCAATTCCTGAAAAGCAAAGTAGCTATCCAGCGTCTTTTTCAAAAATAAACAGCTTAACTCTAGAAGATATTGAAGCTTTTTTTGATCCTTCTATTTCAAAAGATCAAGAAGATCTATGGCCAGCTGGAGAAAATTTTGCTCTAGAGCAGCTCGACATATTTATTAAAGATCATTTATCTGATTATAAATTAGAACGTGACTTTCCCAATGTAAGAGGAACTAGCCAACTTTCTCCCTACTTAAACATTGGGATTTTGTCTATCCGCCAGTGCCTGCAAGCTCTTTTTAGGGCTGAACATGGCAACTTTCATTTGACAAATGAAGGCCAGCAGACTTGGTTAGATGAACTCATTTGGCGAGAATTTTATCAACATATTTTATTTGATTTCCCCCATGTTTCTAAACATATTCCGTTTAAAAAAGACACTCAGAAAATTAAGTGGAATCATAATCCAGAGCACCTCACCGCATGGCAAACGGGCCAGACAGGTATACCGATTATTGATGCTGGAATGCGTCAACTTTTAAAAACGGGATGGATGCATAATCGTGTTCGCATGATTACTGCCATGTTCTTATGTAAAAACTTGCTCATCGATTGGCGAGTAGGTGAACAATGGTTTATGGAGCATTTAATCGATGGGGATTTAGCAGCAAATAATGGTGGCTGGCAATGGTGCGCTTCTACCGGAACTGATGCTGTACCTTACTTTAGAATTTTTAATCCTATTGCTCAATCAAAGAAATTTGATCCAAATGGAGACTATATTCGTCAGTGGGTTGAAGAATTAGCTCATCTAGATAATAAAGCCATTCATGAGCCCTACTCGACCAAAATGAATACTCAGTTAAATTATCCAAAACCGATTGTAGATTTAAAGGAAACTCGCCTTAAAGCAATTGAAACTTTCAAGAGTATTTAA
- the dacD gene encoding D-alanyl-D-alanine carboxypeptidase PBP6B, which produces MKVFLSLFTLFSIFCTTLTNAALLNIAPESVEAAAWTIVDTQSGQIIAEHNSHVQRAPASLTKMMVAYIALKEIKAGKLKKEEIITATPVVSVVQWDESQMYLKAGEQISVDQLLAGLIVMSANDAAVTLAEKISGDVPHFVQRMNQEAQALGMKDTHFSNPAGITMPDHFTTAHDLSLLSQAVIKQTPEYLHYSKMPSFSYNQRFHHATNLALKYDPSVDGLKTGYTKAAGYNLALTASRPSFSSNLNQRRLLVIVLGTPSAVKRAEIADKLMNLAYAYTRDEVIIPEQKLIAELPVVKSTLKMFKVETKQPTIVTTSLYADPAPIDLNTFDNVTQRVQVLDSNMQPKIIAPLETTQTRVNIELNEKQLTAPLMKVVSLATVSIYQNNQLIRSLQIEDNVHIEEANIFQKIAMWFSSLFSIFSSSEHSTAKLYPVDSH; this is translated from the coding sequence GTGAAAGTTTTTCTATCTCTTTTTACCCTCTTTAGTATTTTTTGTACTACCCTAACCAATGCTGCATTACTCAATATTGCACCTGAAAGTGTTGAAGCTGCTGCATGGACTATTGTAGATACTCAATCGGGTCAAATTATTGCTGAGCATAATAGCCATGTGCAACGTGCACCAGCGTCTTTAACTAAAATGATGGTTGCCTATATTGCCTTAAAAGAGATTAAAGCTGGAAAACTGAAAAAAGAAGAAATCATTACTGCTACTCCTGTTGTAAGTGTTGTGCAGTGGGATGAATCACAAATGTATCTTAAAGCTGGTGAACAAATTTCTGTTGATCAGTTATTGGCAGGTTTAATCGTGATGTCTGCAAATGATGCAGCCGTGACCTTAGCTGAAAAAATTTCTGGTGATGTTCCCCATTTTGTACAACGTATGAATCAGGAAGCTCAGGCATTAGGTATGAAAGATACTCATTTTAGTAATCCTGCCGGAATTACGATGCCTGATCATTTCACTACAGCACACGACCTTAGCTTATTAAGTCAGGCTGTAATTAAGCAGACCCCTGAATATTTACATTATTCAAAAATGCCAAGCTTTAGCTATAACCAACGCTTCCATCATGCGACAAACCTTGCGCTCAAATATGATCCATCTGTAGATGGCTTAAAAACCGGATATACCAAGGCAGCAGGTTATAACTTGGCTTTAACAGCTTCACGTCCTTCATTCTCATCTAACCTAAATCAAAGACGTTTATTGGTGATTGTTTTAGGTACGCCGAGTGCAGTAAAACGCGCTGAGATTGCAGATAAATTAATGAATCTTGCGTATGCCTATACACGTGATGAAGTCATTATTCCTGAGCAGAAATTAATTGCAGAGCTACCTGTTGTAAAATCGACTTTAAAAATGTTTAAGGTAGAAACAAAACAACCGACCATTGTAACGACGTCTTTATATGCAGACCCGGCACCTATTGACTTAAATACTTTTGACAATGTGACTCAACGTGTCCAAGTCCTCGACAGCAACATGCAACCAAAAATCATTGCTCCGCTCGAAACGACTCAAACCCGTGTAAACATCGAGCTCAATGAAAAACAATTAACTGCGCCATTAATGAAAGTCGTAAGTTTGGCAACAGTATCGATTTATCAAAATAATCAACTAATCCGTAGCCTTCAAATCGAAGATAACGTACATATTGAAGAAGCCAATATTTTCCAAAAAATCGCAATGTGGTTTTCTAGCCTCTTCTCTATTTTTTCATCGAGTGAACATAGTACTGCAAAACTCTACCCAGTAGATTCGCACTAA